The DNA window GGGCTTTCACTGGACAGAACACTATCGGATGCAATGAATCCGTATCTGGACACCCATCAAGAGAATTGCATTTTGCGAGAACCGATTAGCTCGCTGCGAAGTGGGCCAATTGTTTTTTTCGTTATGGATATCAAACATGAAGTGTACGGGCTTAGAGTTAAGGTTCgttattttgttgttaaatgtttcattattttgctagGGTTCACTTGAATTGCTCCAACGAGTGGCAAAACGCTCACATCTACAAGGATCGCAAAGCGATCCCAGCGCTTCGTTTGAAGCGTCAATCTTTCGCTAAGGTCAGCGACTCCAAGTCAATGTATATGCAGCGACGGAAACGGGAAGGTacaaatgttattttttttctgtgaattGTGTCAGGTGAATTAAGTCTCATTTCAGCAATAGATCAAGCCGCAGCTTTGCAAACATCAGTTTGTCACAACAGTTTTCTGACACTCAACTGTGAGAAGAAAGATAACTTCAAATATTGCTGGTTTAATGTAAGAACACAATGACCGCGTAAAAATAACCGATAATACTAATGGCCATCCTTAATTATAGTTCGCCGTTTACGTGGCCAGTAAAGCCGAGGAAGGTCTGTACAATTTGTACTTCCACAGCTGCCCGAATTACGACCTGAATAACCTGTACCCGCTGGAGTTTTTTGTCACCATTGAGGAGAATAATAGCGGGAACTTTTTGTCTGCCGGGGAAATGCCGCTGCCAGCGTTGTACTTTATGATGTCCCTGCTGTTCTTCCTTTCGGGACTGTTTTGGGTGTTTATTTTAAGGAAGAGCAAGCATCCGGTGTTCAAGATTCACTATCTGATGGCAGTGCTGGTGTTTTTGAAATCGCTTTCCCTCATGTTTCACGCCATCAATTATCACTTTATCGAAACGAAGGGAGAGCACGTGGAAGCTTGGGCTATTCTGTATTATGTGACGCATCTGTATGAACCATCTCTTTGGATGTGATCTATCAGAATAAAATGTGCAATTTTCTTTACAGATTAAAGGGAGCGGTTCTGTTCATTACGATCGTACTCATCGGTACGGGATGGACCTTCATCAAACACATTCTTGCGGATAAGGACAAGAAACTGTTCATGATTGTGATTCCACTGCAGGTGTTAGCCAACGTGGCGGAGATTATTATAGCCGAGAGTGAAGAAGGTGACAAGGAGCACAGTACATGGCGAGACATATTCATCCTGGTGGACTTGCTGTGCTGCGGTGCGATTCTGTTCCCCGTTGTGTGGTCCATCAGGCATCTTCAGGAGGCGGCAGGAACTGATGGAAAAGCGGCAATCAATTTGCGAAAATTGAAGCTGTTCCGACAGTTTTATATTATGATAGTTTGCTACATCTACTTCACGCGAATCATTGTTTATTTACTGAAGGTAAGTGGGACGTTGAAATACCAGTGAACATGATATACATAAATTCTTATTCGTTGCAGATCACGGTCGCATTCCAGTACGCCTGGTTGGATGAGATGTTCAAAGAGATGGCGACGTACGTATTTTTTGTCCTAACTGGGTACAAATTCCGACCG is part of the Topomyia yanbarensis strain Yona2022 chromosome 1, ASM3024719v1, whole genome shotgun sequence genome and encodes:
- the LOC131683932 gene encoding protein GPR107: MKSATPVAVWTALFFLFTKCIDGRRHHLEVQDDVRRYIPLSTFGFYSGGILEVKVSGFRVVPGSEDNVFGLSLDRTLSDAMNPYLDTHQENCILREPISSLRSGPIVFFVMDIKHEVVHLNCSNEWQNAHIYKDRKAIPALRLKRQSFAKVSDSKSMYMQRRKREAIDQAAALQTSVCHNSFLTLNCEKKDNFKYCWFNFAVYVASKAEEGLYNLYFHSCPNYDLNNLYPLEFFVTIEENNSGNFLSAGEMPLPALYFMMSLLFFLSGLFWVFILRKSKHPVFKIHYLMAVLVFLKSLSLMFHAINYHFIETKGEHVEAWAILYYVTHLLKGAVLFITIVLIGTGWTFIKHILADKDKKLFMIVIPLQVLANVAEIIIAESEEGDKEHSTWRDIFILVDLLCCGAILFPVVWSIRHLQEAAGTDGKAAINLRKLKLFRQFYIMIVCYIYFTRIIVYLLKITVAFQYAWLDEMFKEMATYVFFVLTGYKFRPVSQNPYFSVHDEEDDDDDEVEILTQTGLTEGISKVTNRSQPPATMVHESNEDERENLISKRESSHEYD